The Hornefia porci genome contains the following window.
TCGATATGAAATCGGGAAAATCGATTTACGAACAGGTTATCGACAATATCAAAGAGCTGATCATGACCGATGTTCTCGCGGAGAACACCAGACTTCCGTCGGTGAGAACACTCTCCCGGCAGCTGACCATCAATCCGAACACAGTCCAGAAGGCCTTTAAGGAGCTGGAGCGGGAAGGTTACATCTTCACCGTTTCCGGCAAGGGGACCTTTGTCGGCCCGAAGAGCGGCATCAAGGCGGAACCGGCCCGGGTGAAAAGCGCCCTGGCAGATGTGGTCAGCGCCTTCAAGGAGCTGCTCTATCTGGGACTGTCGCCGGAGGAGGCACGGGATATGAGCGTCAGCGCCATCGACGCGCTGATCGGATCGGTCAGAAAGGAGAAGGAGCTATGATTGAAACAAGAGGACTGACAAAGAAATACGACGGCTTTCAGGCACTGTCCGGTCTGGATATGACCGTCCCTTCGGGCTCGATTTACGGACTGATCGGCGTGAACGGCGCCGGAAAGACCACAGTGCTCCGTCACCTGGCGGGAGTTCTTCGGCAGGACGCCGGCGAAATCCTGTTCGACGGAGAGGACGTATGGGAAAACGCTGCCGTGAAGCAGCACATCGGACTGGTTCCCGATGATCTGTTTTTTCCGAACGGATATAATCTGACCGGCATGAAAAAAATCTTTGCGGGCAGCTACGCCGCCTGGGACGAGCGGAGGTTCCACGAAATGACGCAGGCCTTCCGCCTCAGCGAGACCGCACGTCTGCGGAGCTTCTCCAAGGGAATGAAAAAGCAGGCCATGTTCTGTCTGGTCATGTCCACCATGCCGAAGTATCTTCTGCTGGACGAGCCGATTGACGGTCTCGACCCCATCGTGCGCAAGCTGGTATGGAAGTATATCGTGGACGATGTGGCCGACCGGGAAATGTCGGTTCTGGTTTCCTCCCATAACCTCAGGGAAATGGAAGGAATCTGCGACCACATCGGAATCCTGTCCGCAGGGAGAATGAAGCTGGAGAGGGAAATGGATTCTCTGCGGGGAGATCTGCACAAAGTTCAGGTCGCTTTCGGCGCCGACGCGCCGGAGGATCCCTTCGCGGGACTGAACGTGCTCCACCATGAAAAAAGAGGCTCGGTAGAACTGCTTCTGATCAGCGCTCCCGGAGAGGAGATCGAAAGCAGGCTCCGGGTTCACGATCCGCTTATCTTTGACATCCTCCCGCTTTCACTGGAGGAAATCTTTATCTATGAGCTGGGAGGTGACGATGATGAAATCAGCAGTCTCATTTTCTAAGACCTGGATGCGCGAAAATGTCCGGCGTTACTGGATTGTTCCCGTTCTCGGGTTTATGGGATATTTTCTGTCTTCAATACTGCCGGTGCTCCTGTGCTATCAGCGCTTCGACATCGTCAGCAGCTACGCTTCTATATCAATTTCCAATCAGAATCCCGCGATCATCGGAATTGACTGTATTCTCGCTGTCCTGACGGCGGTCTGCGTGTTCAGCTATCTGCATAACAGCGCTTCAGTCACGATGATTCACAGTTTTCCGTCGGGACGCAATCAGCTGTTCGACACCTCCGTTCTCAGCGGATTCTTCATGCTGCTGATTCCCGTCGCCGCGAACGGCATCCTGATGATGTCTCTGTCGGGCGCAAGAACCGATATCAGCGACACGGTTCAGGCATCGGAACTGTTTTCGTCGCTTCGCTGCCTGGAATGGACTGCGGAGACGATGATCATCATCTTCTTTGTCTACGCGCTCTCTGTCCTTGCCGGAGTTCTGGCCGGGAACCGGACGATCCATACGCTGCTGGCGCTTTTCCTCAACGGACTTCCCTTTGTCCTGGTCATCATCATCCGCATGACGGAATCGATGTTTCTCTACGGACATTCGGGCGATATCCTGGCAGACTGGACGCTGAAGCTGTCACCGGTAAGCTATATGGCGCTGAAAGGAACCGGAAGTGTTCCGTCCGGTCTGCAGTACGAGCTTCTATATCTGCCGGCGGCGGCCGCGGTACTGATCATCGCACGTCTCGTCTACCGGAAGGTGAAGCTTGAGCGTGAGGAGCGCGCCTGCGTCTTCCCGCTGGTTGCGGACATCATCTGCATTCTTCTGACCTTCATCTGTGCGGTGCCGTCCGCAAGTTTCATGATGGTCGTCCTGACCTCGGGCGCACATATCAATAATTCGTTCCGGATCCGCTATCTGATTCTGTTTGTCATATTCTCCGCGGTGTACTACCTGATCAGCCGCGCCATTGCAGACGGAATCACCCATGTGCTCAACCGGAGTACGCTGAAGAAATTCGGGATTTATGCAGTTATCGCAGCGGTCTTTCTCTGTTTCACCGTCTTCGATCTGAGCGGTTACGGCACCAGAACTCCAGAGACTTCCGATGTCGCCGCGGTCGAAATCACCTCCGATCTGGTCTCAGACGTCACCGGATACGCACCCTTGCGGCTTACGGGAAGAGCTGCGGTGAACAAAACCATCGCCCTGCAGAAGGAGCTTATCGACTCCCGCGAGGTAAACGACGCCGATGCTGACTGGAGTACCGATATCACGATAACCTATCGCCTGAAAAACGGAACCGCAATGCACAGAACCTACAGCTGCATGTACAGCAAGGATCACCCTGAATCCTTCCGGGCACTCCAGACTCTGTTCGCGGCTCCGGAGGTAATTGAGAAAATCACCGGCAGAGTCTCTAAATTCCAGTCAAGGGCATCCAATGTCAGCCTCAGTCTCGATGAAGCGGCGCTGCAGATCAGACGCTCTGACTGGAACCGCCTGTTCAGCGCATACAGAAAGGATCTGCGTTCCATTTCAGGCAGCATCCTGAAAGCTCTGATGGAAAATTCCAACCTGTACTTTCTGAATGTCGAGCAGGGAAACAATGAGAGCACCATCTATCTTCCGGTTCAGAAGAGCGACCGGAATACCATGAAATTCCTGCAGAGCCGGGGATATCTGAAGGAATTGAAAACGCTGAACTCCGAAAGTGACAAATAGTGTCTGCCTGCTAAGTCCCCGTCGGACTTAACGGGCGCTGAAGGCAGTTTGTCAGAAGCGCCGCGGCACACAGCCCGATCCGTCCGGAGGCTGTGCGCCGGCGCGAATTAATGTATGGAAGCCTTTCCGGTTTCCGCTCCTCACAGAAAAACGGCTGTGTGCCGGCGTTCCTGATATCGCCGGCTTCACAGCCGCTCTTTATATGCTTTATAAACTTTGTTTTCTCTTTTGTCTTTTGTTATATTATCCGCTGTTCCTCTTTTCTCCTGTTCCGCGGAAAGCCGGCTCCTCGCGCCTCTACTCCCCGGAAAGTTCTTCACAGTCGTCCAGATCTACCGGAACGATGATGTTCCTCGCGTCCTCCAGGCATTCCGCCGGCACATACAGCTCGATCTCACCCACCGTATTCGTCCCGAACACAATCTCCAGATAATTACTGGAACCGACATATTTTTTCTCGCAGGGAATGTTCTCGCTTCTCAGCTTGGATTCCAAAATATCCGCCTGGAAGCTGTCGGTGACCGTACAGAGATAAGCCCCGTCCCGCCAGCGATAGCTGTCTTCCTGCTCCGGAGAGGCCTTCCCTCCCCGTCTTCTGAATATTTCCGCCATCCGGTTATGACCTCCTTGACTGTTCTTCTGTCTGCAGCCCCGCTATTCCTCTTCCGCAGCTTACTCGCCGCCCTCTGCCGTTCCTCCGCCGGTACCGCCTGAGCTGCCCGAACCGCCCGAACTTCCGCCTGAACTTCCGGACGAGCTTCCCCCGGAGCTGCCCGAACTGCCGGAGCTGCCTGAACTGCCTGAGGGCCCGGAGCTTCCCGAGCTTCCTGTGCTGCTGCCGGAGGATTTCGATGCGGATGAGCCGGACGAACCGGAGCTTCCGGAAGTCCCGCCGGAGGTGCTCCCTCCGTAGCTTCCGCTTCCGCTGTAAGTGCTGCCCGAGGTGCCTGCCGTTCCCCCGGAGCTCTGTGTCGAGCCTCCCGCCGCACCGGCAATCTGCGCAGCAATCGTAGAAACCGTTCCTGAAACGTTGTAATCCTTCTGCCCGAACATCTGCTGATGTAATTTCACCACATTCGCCGCCAGGTCGGACGGGAACACATAAGAAATACCGTTCAGGTTCCCTGTGGTCACATTATACGGCCAGCCGATGCTCTTGCCGAACTCCATCTTGGAGAGCCGCTGCGCCAGGCCAATCATATCGTTATTGGACAGATTCGTTTCAATCTGCGGAAGCAGATCATCCATAATGTCCATCAGTTCCGCCAGATTCTTCTCCTGCAGCTTTTTTGTCACCTTCTTGATGACCACGCGCATCCGGCTGGTACGCTTGAAGTCGTCCCCGACGCCCTTGCGTATGCGGCCGTATGACACCGCCTGCACGCCTTCCAGCGTCTGCTTTCCCGCCTTCTTGACCAGCTTGTATTTCTTCTGTCCGATATTATGGGCTGTCTGCTTTGTATATTTGTTCAGCTCCTCAATCTCATAGTCATGGACGTTCACCGTAATTCCGCCGACCTTGTCCACCAGGTTCGCCACCATCTTGAAGTTAAACAGCACATATTCCGATACATTCAGATCCATCGTCTGATTGATGGTCTTCATTGCGCCGGCTGCACCGCCGGAGGCGTATGCGCTGTTGATTTTGTTGTAGGTCTCGGTTCCGTTGATCCTCGTGTAGGTATCGCGGTATACGGAAATTAGATTGACCTTTTTCGTCTCCACATTCATGCTGACGATAATAATGCAGTCTGTATTATGCTGCTTCAGGTTCTTTTTCTTCATGCTCCGCGAGTCCACGCCAAGCAGTGCGATATTCACATACCCGTCCACATCCACGCAGGACAGTTCCTTTGTACTGATCTTCTTCGTCTTCTGCACCCTGTTCAGCATACTGTAGACAGATGTTGCCACAAGTGCGCCCGTCACAATCAGGAACGCCACCAGAAGCAGTGCGACAACCGCCGCCGGTTTTTTCCTGAGTTTCTGAATCAGCTTCATAGAGTCTCCTTTTTCTCCAGCGCCCGTTTTTCCGCAAGGCGCCGTTCTCTCTTTTTCCTTCTTCTCTCTGCCTTCTCGGCATCCTCCCTTTCAATCATTTCATCGTAAAACGCCGCAGCCTCGCTGATTCCGCCGTCGAAAATCAGCTTTCCCTTCTTCATGACGAGACCGCGGGTACAAAATTCTTCGGCCACTGCTGTGGAATGAGTCACAAAAAGAAATGTGACATTTTCGTCCTCCACCAGTTCCCTGATTTTTTCTTTGCACTTCTTGCGGAAGGATTTGTCCCCCACACTCAGCGCCTCGTCCACGATCAGGATCTCCGGATGGATGCTCACGTTAATCGCGAAGCCGAGACGCGCTTTCATTCCGCTGGAATACGTTCTGACCGGCTGGTCCATATAGTCGCCCAGCTCGGCGAATTCGATGATCTGCGGCTCCAGTTCCCGGACGTCCTCCTCTTTCAGACCCAGAAGGTTTCCACGGAAATAAATATTTTCCCGTCCTGTGAATTCCGGATCGAATCCGGCGGTCAGCTCCAGCAGCGCGCTGACTCTCCCGTTGACCTCGACCTCTCCGCTGGAGGGATAGGTGACCTGTGTAATCATTTTCAGCAGTGTGGACTTTCCGGCTCCGTTCCGCCCGAAGAGCGCAACCGCTTCCCGCGGCATAACGTCAAAGGAGACATCGTTGATCGCCTTCCTCTGCTTGCACTTCACATTTTTGAAAAAGATCGCGCGAAACCGCTGCTTATCGTCTTTATACAGTTTATAGGTTTTTGTGACATGACGAAATGAAATCGCCGTCTTTGTGTTATTATCTTCCATATCTCATTATCTCTTTGTGTCCGGTCTTGTTTCATCGTGCCCGCTGTACGAGAAGAGGCGACGCTCCGGAGAGCCGTCAGATTACGTCCGGAATCTCCTTCTTCAGTCTTTTGTACGCCCAGACCGCAAGAACGCACATGATCACCGTCATGATTACAAAGTTCCTGATCTGCCCCGGATACTCCCATATCCAGCGGTGATAAATCATGGCGTTGCGGTAGCCGTTGGCGACCAGTGTAATGGGGTTGAACAGCATCGTCTCGCGAATCCAGGGAATTGTGATCCGATTTGCATCATAAATAACCCCCGACAGCCAGAACAGCGCCTGCGTCACAGACTTCACCAGGTTCAGAAAGTCCTTGCTCATGGCAGACAGCATTCCCGCCATAAGACTCCATGCGGTGAAAAAAATAAACATCCCGATAATAATCAGCGGAATCTGCAGGCAGTATTTCGTGGGCATGAATCCGAAACCCATAAAAATGAAGATCATGATGATCTGCAGCGCCAGATTCACGATCAGATTCGACAGACTCACGAAAGTCGGAATCGTATCCACCGGAAACTTAATCCGCTTGACCAGATACTTATACTTCCGGATAGAGCCCGCGCCGCCGGTCAGCGTCGCCTTCATATAAAACCACGGAATGAATCCGCTGATCATCCACAGAAAAAAAGGATACCCGTCCACATCGTGTCCCCGCCGGACTCCGATGGAGAACGCGAACCAGAAAACAAAAATCGTAACGGCCGGTGATATGACCGCCCACATCCATCCGAGCGCCGCGCCGCGGTACTGCTTCACGATATCGGATTTCGCAAGCTTCAGCAGCTGCCTGCGGAATTTAATATGATCGCTGACGATCTCTGAAAGTGTATTCAAATCCCTTCTCCAATCCATTTTTTGCAAATCAGTATATAGTATTATATCCTAAAATCCCTCCCTTCGCAACAGTACATTGAAAACAGGGCGCGACAGGCCGCGATGCGCGTTGCACGCGAGGTCGCGAGAGCGCTGCGCATCGAAGAGCGGCGACGCGGAATGCTGCTTATTGCGGCGGCACGGAAACACCGCCTATTGCAGCCGGGGCGTTATTGCCTTTTCTCAGAATATATGGTATATTTAATTCGTGTTTCATGCGCATCTGTCTTGTCAGCGGAAACTCCGTGAAGGACGGCGCGCACAGTTCAAACCGGGTCATTGTCGTTACAGAGAGAAAAATGTGAATGTGGAGGTGTGAATGAGTATCAGGGCGATACTGCTTAATCTTGCGGATCGGGGCGTGACAGGCACTTATGATCTGCACAGAAGAAGAAAGAAAGCGCGGAGTGTCTACGCGGAGCTGACGGACTATTACAAAAAACGGCCCTTCCTGCATATGGACGCCCGGCAGCGCAAGGAAACGATGGATCATATTCTGGAACTGGAGGATTCTTTTCAGGGACTGGATCATGTTCTTGCCGGGCAGTACCGCCGGGAGGTAAAGGCCCATTATCTTAAGGATCTCGGTCCTCAGTGCTATGCGAAATATGCGAAGCAGCCTGTGAAGGACAAAGTTGTATTTCTGGAAAAGGGCGGTCCCAGGAGCGCTCCAAACGGATATCTCTCTGATGTCCTGAAGGCCCAGGGGAAATACCGGGTCGTCATGATCGGCGCTCAGCTGCGTAAACGCTCTGACATAGAAGCCTATGAAAACATCCTGAATTTTTATCGGGAAGCTGCTGACGCAAAAGCCATCTTCATTTCTTCCGCCAACGAATTTCTGAGTCAGTTTGATCTCCGTCCGGAAACAAAGCTGATTCAGCTCTGGCATGGCCTGGGAATCCTCAAGAAGGTGGGATACAGCACAATCGAAAACGAGCAGTTCGGACGTACCCGTGAAGAAGCGGAGGAGTACGACGCGTATCGGAACTATGATTTTGTTACCCTCCCCTCCATGGAGCAGGCGTGGATCTTCGAGGAATCCATGCACATCCCCGCGGATTCCGGAAAGCTCCTTCCGATCGGCGTTTCCCGCACGGATCAGTTCTATAATCCGGACATCATCCGCAAAGGCTACGAGGATCTCCACCGGAAATTCCCCGCAACTGCCGGGAAAAAAATCATTCTCTACGCGCCGACATATCGCGGCAGGCTTTCCAACGCATCCGCACCGTCCGCCATGAACTACAGGGCGATGGCGCAGGCACTCGGTGACGAATACGTGCTGCTGATCAAACAGCACGGCTCCGTCAGGAATCTCCCGGGCTATCCGGAAGACCTCCTGAACACCTTCCTCTTTGATATGAACCGGACTCCGATCGTCGGCGCCATTGAGCGACTGCTGATGATCGCAGACATCTGCATCACGGATTACTCCTCAATCGCTTTTGAATACGCGCTTCTGGAGCGCCCGCTGCTGTTTTTCGCCTACGACCTGGATGAATATTATGTGGATCGGGGCTTATACTACAAATATGACGAAATCACGCCCGGACCGATCTGCTCCACGACAGAGGAACTCATCGACTGCATTCAGCATATCGACCGGTGCTTCGATAAACAAAAAATCATTGACTTTAAAAACCGCTTCGTCGGAGCATGCGACGGCCATGCGACCGAACGGACGATCGCGCTGATCGAGCAGGCGTCGGAGTCCGCACGCCCGTGAAAGGCCCGCGGCAAAGCGCGTGGGCGTGCCGCGGCGAAACGAAAGATGAAAATGAAATAAAGAAAGAGCAAAGGAGAGCGAACTGATGAAGAGAGTTATTACCTACGGAACCTTTGACCTGCTGCATTACGGTCATGTAAATCTTCTCCGGAGAGCAAAAGAATACGGCGATTATCTGATCGTCGCCATCTCAACCGACGAGTTCAACTGGAATCAGAAGCACAAGAAATGCTACTTTACCTACGAACAGCGTAAAAACCTCGTAGAAGCCATCCGTTATGTGGATCTGGTTATTCCTGAAGAGAACTGGGAACAAAAACTCAGCGACGTAAAAGAGTTCAAAATTGATACCTTTGTCATCGGAGACGACTGGAAAGGAAAATTCGATTTCCTTAAAGACTACTGCGATGTTGTCTATCTGCCGCGAACTCCGGAGATCTCCACAACACAAATCAAAAACGAACTAAAAAAATAAAAGACAGCTCTCTGGTATTCGGAAGCCTGTATTGTCCCATCAAACCAGAAGGTTTGAACCATAGCTGTCAGTTTCAATCCATCTCACTCAGGCCGTCAGATAGTCAGTCGATTAAGGTTAGGAACCCGGCCGCCGCAGGCTTATGCGGGCAACGGCCTATGCCAGTGAATTCCCGTCGTCGTTTCCGAAGATCAGGTCAATTACGCGGTCTGTGGAATGGCCGTCCAGGTCGCGGAAGTTCTTCGTCAGGAAGCCCTGCAGTTTTTCTGCTTCGTAGTCCTCGTTTCCGATGGCTTCGACGAGAGCCCGGAGGGTCTTCACGATTTTGCCGGGCACGATTTCCTCGTAGGGTTCGTAAAAGCCTCTGTCATCGTCGTAATTGTCCAGGTCGAAGGCGAAGAACAGCATCGGGATGTTCAGAAGAGCCGCCTCATAGATGACCGAGGAATAGTCCGTGACCAGAACATCGGTTACCGTCAGCAGTTCGTTGATGTCTGGGTAGTCGGTCGCGTCAATGAAGTAGTCCTGATATTCCTGCGGGATGCGGATTTCACTCTTTACAAAGGGATGCAGCTTGATCATCATGCAGTAGCCTTTGTCCCTCAGAAAGTCGCCGAGAATATGGAAGTTGATTATCTGCAGCGGGAAAGACGCACTGCGGGCGTTATTTCCCCGGAAGGTCGGGGCGTAGAGAATCACCTTTTTCGCCTCCGGCAGCTGCGGATAATGAGCGCGAACCTTTTCTGCGGTGCGTTCCAGATATTCCCGGTCAAAGAACACGTCCGTTCGGGGGATTCCCACCGGATAGAATTTGCTCTCGCTGAGGGCGAACGCCTCCGCGTTATGCCGGGCGGAATGCTCCGAGCTCACAATCACATGGGTGTAATTCTTATGCGTTCTGGTCAGGAGCATCGGCGCGCCCTTTTTGCCCAGTCGCTCGAATCCGATGGTTTTGAACGCGCCGCAGGCGTGCCACAGCTGCACCAACTTGACATCCGGGTCGTACTCATTTTTGTACAGCTCCGGCTGATAATCATCCGTGAAAATCACATCCGAGGTCGCCAGATCATGGGTAAAGCGGAATTTCTCCCGGAAACTGCGCCGCGCCTTGATGCCGTCCTTGAAAGAAAATCTGAATACATATTTGTCTCCCAGACCCCGCTCGATCATACGCTC
Protein-coding sequences here:
- a CDS encoding GntR family transcriptional regulator, whose amino-acid sequence is MFQLDMKSGKSIYEQVIDNIKELIMTDVLAENTRLPSVRTLSRQLTINPNTVQKAFKELEREGYIFTVSGKGTFVGPKSGIKAEPARVKSALADVVSAFKELLYLGLSPEEARDMSVSAIDALIGSVRKEKEL
- a CDS encoding ABC transporter ATP-binding protein translates to MIETRGLTKKYDGFQALSGLDMTVPSGSIYGLIGVNGAGKTTVLRHLAGVLRQDAGEILFDGEDVWENAAVKQHIGLVPDDLFFPNGYNLTGMKKIFAGSYAAWDERRFHEMTQAFRLSETARLRSFSKGMKKQAMFCLVMSTMPKYLLLDEPIDGLDPIVRKLVWKYIVDDVADREMSVLVSSHNLREMEGICDHIGILSAGRMKLEREMDSLRGDLHKVQVAFGADAPEDPFAGLNVLHHEKRGSVELLLISAPGEEIESRLRVHDPLIFDILPLSLEEIFIYELGGDDDEISSLIF
- a CDS encoding putative signal transducing protein: MAEIFRRRGGKASPEQEDSYRWRDGAYLCTVTDSFQADILESKLRSENIPCEKKYVGSSNYLEIVFGTNTVGEIELYVPAECLEDARNIIVPVDLDDCEELSGE
- a CDS encoding LCP family protein; this encodes MKLIQKLRKKPAAVVALLLVAFLIVTGALVATSVYSMLNRVQKTKKISTKELSCVDVDGYVNIALLGVDSRSMKKKNLKQHNTDCIIIVSMNVETKKVNLISVYRDTYTRINGTETYNKINSAYASGGAAGAMKTINQTMDLNVSEYVLFNFKMVANLVDKVGGITVNVHDYEIEELNKYTKQTAHNIGQKKYKLVKKAGKQTLEGVQAVSYGRIRKGVGDDFKRTSRMRVVIKKVTKKLQEKNLAELMDIMDDLLPQIETNLSNNDMIGLAQRLSKMEFGKSIGWPYNVTTGNLNGISYVFPSDLAANVVKLHQQMFGQKDYNVSGTVSTIAAQIAGAAGGSTQSSGGTAGTSGSTYSGSGSYGGSTSGGTSGSSGSSGSSASKSSGSSTGSSGSSGPSGSSGSSGSSGSSGGSSSGSSGGSSGGSGSSGGTGGGTAEGGE
- a CDS encoding ABC transporter ATP-binding protein, with translation MEDNNTKTAISFRHVTKTYKLYKDDKQRFRAIFFKNVKCKQRKAINDVSFDVMPREAVALFGRNGAGKSTLLKMITQVTYPSSGEVEVNGRVSALLELTAGFDPEFTGRENIYFRGNLLGLKEEDVRELEPQIIEFAELGDYMDQPVRTYSSGMKARLGFAINVSIHPEILIVDEALSVGDKSFRKKCKEKIRELVEDENVTFLFVTHSTAVAEEFCTRGLVMKKGKLIFDGGISEAAAFYDEMIEREDAEKAERRRKKRERRLAEKRALEKKETL
- a CDS encoding ABC transporter permease codes for the protein MNTLSEIVSDHIKFRRQLLKLAKSDIVKQYRGAALGWMWAVISPAVTIFVFWFAFSIGVRRGHDVDGYPFFLWMISGFIPWFYMKATLTGGAGSIRKYKYLVKRIKFPVDTIPTFVSLSNLIVNLALQIIMIFIFMGFGFMPTKYCLQIPLIIIGMFIFFTAWSLMAGMLSAMSKDFLNLVKSVTQALFWLSGVIYDANRITIPWIRETMLFNPITLVANGYRNAMIYHRWIWEYPGQIRNFVIMTVIMCVLAVWAYKRLKKEIPDVI
- a CDS encoding CDP-glycerol glycerophosphotransferase family protein, translating into MSIRAILLNLADRGVTGTYDLHRRRKKARSVYAELTDYYKKRPFLHMDARQRKETMDHILELEDSFQGLDHVLAGQYRREVKAHYLKDLGPQCYAKYAKQPVKDKVVFLEKGGPRSAPNGYLSDVLKAQGKYRVVMIGAQLRKRSDIEAYENILNFYREAADAKAIFISSANEFLSQFDLRPETKLIQLWHGLGILKKVGYSTIENEQFGRTREEAEEYDAYRNYDFVTLPSMEQAWIFEESMHIPADSGKLLPIGVSRTDQFYNPDIIRKGYEDLHRKFPATAGKKIILYAPTYRGRLSNASAPSAMNYRAMAQALGDEYVLLIKQHGSVRNLPGYPEDLLNTFLFDMNRTPIVGAIERLLMIADICITDYSSIAFEYALLERPLLFFAYDLDEYYVDRGLYYKYDEITPGPICSTTEELIDCIQHIDRCFDKQKIIDFKNRFVGACDGHATERTIALIEQASESARP
- the tagD gene encoding glycerol-3-phosphate cytidylyltransferase — its product is MKRVITYGTFDLLHYGHVNLLRRAKEYGDYLIVAISTDEFNWNQKHKKCYFTYEQRKNLVEAIRYVDLVIPEENWEQKLSDVKEFKIDTFVIGDDWKGKFDFLKDYCDVVYLPRTPEISTTQIKNELKK
- a CDS encoding CDP-glycerol glycerophosphotransferase family protein; translation: MTKLIIDQVKYQRIILHISGHVEDVKTLEGARFYLREQKQKRELDIEAVETEGNRFRLRINVMELDGEYPIRTGKWYLRADIGDEKRLRDYVSDPVYDRVYMSILDGTRTDLLVDRSATQSWYGISRLNVSDWTYYLDVTFIFPEQLTGFRKFTQQLKKNLYRQYRRLATWGFHVVFNIFNNRPKKGNQVFFTSDRTNELAGNEKFVYERMIERGLGDKYVFRFSFKDGIKARRSFREKFRFTHDLATSDVIFTDDYQPELYKNEYDPDVKLVQLWHACGAFKTIGFERLGKKGAPMLLTRTHKNYTHVIVSSEHSARHNAEAFALSESKFYPVGIPRTDVFFDREYLERTAEKVRAHYPQLPEAKKVILYAPTFRGNNARSASFPLQIINFHILGDFLRDKGYCMMIKLHPFVKSEIRIPQEYQDYFIDATDYPDINELLTVTDVLVTDYSSVIYEAALLNIPMLFFAFDLDNYDDDRGFYEPYEEIVPGKIVKTLRALVEAIGNEDYEAEKLQGFLTKNFRDLDGHSTDRVIDLIFGNDDGNSLA